The following proteins come from a genomic window of bacterium:
- a CDS encoding biopolymer transporter ExbD encodes MPRKQTEAVPSADWTSLIDIIFQLLIFFMVTLAMGTVEQQASAQMEGEMDESLPELPGMSNLGEALEIGPGVILIHAAYDEDNEVAGDIVTYLFTNEISNIEEAKKDSTHSAGPFSWDKAYKKLQKQLTFARDYNENLPRVEMRAFKGTPYGNVLDIMNLCYHDEPEMRIDQVYFRFARLAREQLGGGS; translated from the coding sequence ATGCCCAGAAAACAAACAGAGGCTGTACCTTCTGCTGACTGGACCTCCTTAATCGATATCATCTTCCAGTTGCTCATCTTCTTCATGGTGACGCTGGCTATGGGGACAGTCGAGCAACAGGCTAGTGCCCAGATGGAAGGTGAAATGGATGAGAGCCTACCCGAGTTGCCCGGAATGAGTAATCTCGGTGAAGCCTTAGAAATCGGCCCCGGCGTGATACTTATTCATGCCGCTTACGATGAAGATAATGAAGTTGCAGGCGATATAGTAACATATCTCTTTACGAACGAGATCTCGAATATTGAAGAGGCGAAGAAAGATTCAACTCATAGCGCGGGTCCGTTCTCTTGGGATAAAGCCTATAAGAAGCTGCAAAAGCAGCTTACTTTTGCTCGTGATTACAACGAAAACCTTCCGAGGGTCGAGATGAGGGCTTTTAAGGGAACTCCTTACGGTAATGTTCTCGATATTATGAACCTATGCTATCACGACGAACCCGAAATGAGAATCGATCAGGTATATTTTAGGTTTGCTAGATTAGCTAGAGAGCAATTGGGAGGTGGAAGTTAG
- a CDS encoding biopolymer transporter ExbD, translating to MQRRYLNLESADWTPLIDIIFQLMIFFLVTMSVLPAVKSAPQVEGNMSLPTPNQGSSEVSHLIQILKVPFKSDMYGYLVLDGTPQSAEFYKDVDRNRQFLGDQYALESEIVLGTNMGLWFNETSLKAKFQEAFSQQDVKVIIRAARNVPYGEVVKVHSILFNIGISKIAWLDGKIGTLKADIKEVR from the coding sequence ATGCAGAGAAGATATCTTAATCTTGAAAGCGCCGACTGGACGCCTTTAATCGATATTATCTTCCAGTTGATGATCTTCTTCCTGGTAACGATGAGCGTTCTTCCGGCGGTGAAATCTGCACCGCAGGTCGAGGGGAATATGTCGCTTCCGACACCGAATCAAGGAAGTTCTGAAGTCTCACACCTTATTCAGATATTGAAGGTCCCTTTCAAATCCGACATGTATGGTTATCTTGTTCTTGACGGCACTCCGCAATCTGCCGAATTCTATAAGGATGTTGACAGAAACCGTCAGTTTTTAGGTGACCAATATGCATTGGAAAGTGAAATTGTTCTTGGAACAAATATGGGGCTTTGGTTTAACGAGACAAGTCTTAAAGCGAAGTTTCAAGAAGCCTTCAGTCAACAGGATGTTAAGGTGATTATTAGAGCTGCCAGGAATGTCCCATATGGAGAGGTAGTAAAGGTTCATTCGATATTGTTTAATATCGGTATATCCAAGATCGCTTGGTTGGATGGCAAGATTGGAACTCTTAAGGCTGACATCAAGGAGGTGAGGTAG